A window from Dehalobacter sp. DCA encodes these proteins:
- a CDS encoding U32 family peptidase yields the protein MINIFKRKQKFNPHIPSKDMVFSVPLLYDYGYIHELAKLNNQNTKYKVRSVYNSLPSSSYAKSGFEHGRSVNVQEDSNKIKTLADLKSYVEKLTENGIDFVYTMNNISTVSLYDFELQIVQLKEFVNHLADIGVRSITVGSQLLADFFKEEFRDLSVNASTMMDIRSITQAKYVVENLGISNIIPASDLNKDFTFIEAFKKYFQNTTLELMADEGCIFACPTKNIHYSLFGRQENIHKCSPVFREFPKFICDEITQKNPALQMSMNRVIFPWELKYYEERGVNIIKLVGRDHPKPELLNKIRAYMIGATDIEYGQNEFYNTYNSRFLNSKFHIYGTTKMNEIMEYMPNLEFFIEHKPQCSSQCGSVCKYCYGCADKINEYIKSKNILTNVGCIG from the coding sequence ATGATAAATATTTTTAAAAGAAAACAAAAATTTAATCCCCATATCCCCTCAAAGGATATGGTTTTTTCTGTACCATTGTTATATGACTATGGGTATATACATGAATTGGCTAAACTTAATAACCAAAATACCAAATATAAGGTTCGCAGTGTCTATAACAGTCTTCCTTCATCATCCTACGCGAAATCAGGATTCGAGCATGGACGGTCAGTCAATGTACAAGAAGACAGTAATAAAATAAAGACACTGGCTGACCTTAAATCTTATGTAGAGAAACTTACGGAGAATGGTATTGATTTTGTATATACAATGAATAATATTTCAACGGTTTCTTTGTACGATTTTGAACTGCAAATAGTTCAGTTAAAAGAATTTGTAAACCATTTAGCTGATATTGGAGTAAGAAGCATCACAGTGGGCAGCCAACTCCTTGCGGATTTTTTCAAAGAAGAATTTAGGGATTTATCTGTAAACGCTTCAACAATGATGGATATTAGGTCAATTACGCAGGCTAAATATGTCGTTGAAAATCTTGGTATCTCGAATATAATACCGGCTTCAGACTTAAATAAGGACTTTACCTTTATTGAAGCATTTAAAAAATATTTTCAGAATACGACTTTAGAGCTTATGGCCGACGAGGGATGTATTTTTGCCTGCCCAACAAAAAACATTCATTATTCATTGTTCGGCAGACAAGAAAATATTCATAAATGCAGCCCTGTCTTCAGGGAATTCCCCAAATTTATCTGTGATGAAATTACTCAAAAAAATCCAGCCCTGCAAATGTCTATGAACCGAGTAATCTTCCCGTGGGAACTAAAATATTATGAAGAACGCGGTGTGAATATTATTAAGCTTGTAGGCAGGGATCACCCAAAACCTGAATTATTGAATAAAATTCGTGCGTATATGATCGGGGCAACTGATATTGAATACGGTCAGAACGAATTTTACAACACCTACAATTCACGGTTTCTAAATTCAAAATTCCATATTTATGGAACAACCAAGATGAATGAAATAATGGAGTATATGCCCAATTTAGAGTTTTTTATTGAACATAAACCTCAATGTTCTAGTCAGTGCGGGAGCGTATGCAAGTATTGTTACGGATGTGCTGATAAAATTAATGAATATATAAAATCTAAAAATATCCTGACAAATGTCGGTTGTATAGGTTAG
- a CDS encoding radical SAM protein has product MNIMLNNYCNLKCSYCFASCDPKNMVNISDDNYEYIINFFKKSAHVDLRLLGGEPTLHPNFEKWVNQGIDDPFFRRIQIFTNAIALDNTLSRYIVDNKVSFLINLNGPNVIGENLYNKTIDNVENLVFEYRRKNMEPQVTLGINIFEPNFNYKYIIEQSKKLKLKTIRYSITVPSEDTQNGSLEHYESFVSKLVEFLDDCYRNEISPHVDCNNPPKCIFSNEQLVNFIYSGFDLIRKGICSPVMDIRPDLSVARCFVFEDYLSVNIKDFNTVQDVNDFFLTEIDSKRYNNPPFNQCPGCRFWEEKKCIGGCLGYSIRGKSSTCCAG; this is encoded by the coding sequence ATGAATATTATGTTAAATAATTACTGCAACCTAAAATGTTCTTATTGCTTTGCAAGTTGTGATCCTAAGAACATGGTCAATATTTCTGATGATAATTATGAATATATAATCAATTTTTTTAAGAAATCGGCGCATGTTGATTTAAGATTACTGGGTGGGGAGCCGACACTGCATCCAAACTTTGAAAAATGGGTTAATCAAGGAATAGATGATCCATTTTTCCGGAGAATTCAGATTTTTACCAATGCTATTGCTTTAGATAATACATTGAGCCGATATATAGTGGATAATAAGGTTTCGTTTCTGATTAATTTAAATGGGCCTAATGTAATCGGTGAGAATCTATATAATAAGACAATAGACAATGTAGAAAACCTGGTATTTGAATATCGGAGAAAAAATATGGAACCTCAGGTTACTCTCGGCATTAATATCTTTGAGCCGAATTTTAACTATAAATATATTATTGAGCAAAGCAAAAAACTAAAATTAAAGACCATCAGATACAGTATTACGGTACCCTCAGAAGATACTCAGAATGGCAGTCTTGAACATTATGAAAGTTTTGTTTCCAAATTAGTTGAGTTTTTAGATGATTGCTATAGAAATGAGATTTCTCCTCATGTTGATTGCAATAATCCGCCTAAGTGTATTTTTTCTAATGAACAACTTGTGAATTTCATTTACTCAGGTTTTGATCTTATTCGCAAGGGAATATGTTCGCCGGTTATGGATATAAGGCCCGACTTGAGCGTCGCTCGATGTTTCGTTTTTGAGGATTATCTAAGTGTAAACATTAAAGATTTTAATACCGTTCAAGATGTCAATGATTTTTTTCTAACAGAGATAGACAGTAAAAGATATAATAATCCTCCGTTTAACCAATGCCCCGGATGCAGGTTTTGGGAAGAAAAGAAATGTATCGGCGGTTGTTTAGGGTATAGTATCAGGGGAAAATCATCCACATGCTGTGCAGGATAG
- a CDS encoding cell wall-binding repeat-containing protein — protein sequence MRKMTFGIKGIFSIVLLMLVLASPVLASTDSSERICGADRYKTAEAIANTVNSKEVDCVVLAPGNSYANALPAGVLAYKSNAPLLLINSTASNTIEAFNYIKSHLSSTGKIYLVGDNDLIGNDFITSLNGMGYTNIIKISGSDIYNTDYLIAKELNVPNNTPMVISSGVNFPDALAISSVASSNGWPILLTDGSTLSNDIKSIITEKQPQKIYITGGIAAVTNSIEDQIKSIAPNSTIIRFAGSDRYETSTLIVDQFFSSSENIYLASGLDYPDALAGSVLAAKSQSSIILINPNTKRSIPGSVVHLLVELRGKQVGKNLTALGGITVVPNEVLQLANDLMGKINLTSLGQPVNFSYAFTKDPQFSHNGNFVEGTGSLSEEQQIALITAVKFYNSWKSINYQNLDNTSYGYEYCTDRFADGEKQNLLNTKSSLIQRKYVHQINKITLSSYGTAYILKDTPYTFFRIAADVQGHDANTGGSFHGTEYQMILLYNVRGYWEIDSIR from the coding sequence ATGAGAAAAATGACATTTGGTATTAAAGGTATATTTTCTATAGTTCTTTTGATGCTGGTTTTGGCTAGTCCTGTATTAGCATCCACGGATAGTTCGGAAAGGATATGCGGAGCGGATAGATATAAAACAGCAGAGGCAATTGCAAATACGGTTAATAGCAAGGAGGTCGATTGTGTAGTTTTAGCCCCCGGCAATAGTTATGCCAATGCTTTACCAGCCGGTGTGCTGGCCTACAAAAGTAATGCCCCTTTGTTATTAATAAATTCTACGGCAAGTAATACCATCGAAGCTTTTAATTATATAAAATCTCATTTATCTTCGACAGGGAAAATATATCTTGTTGGAGATAATGACCTTATTGGAAATGATTTTATTACAAGCCTTAATGGCATGGGTTATACCAATATAATTAAGATTTCTGGCTCTGATATTTATAATACTGATTACTTAATTGCCAAAGAATTAAATGTTCCAAATAATACGCCCATGGTTATAAGCTCTGGAGTAAACTTCCCGGATGCATTGGCAATATCCAGTGTAGCTTCATCAAATGGTTGGCCTATTTTACTCACAGACGGAAGTACATTATCAAACGATATTAAATCAATAATTACTGAAAAGCAGCCGCAAAAGATATATATTACCGGAGGAATAGCTGCTGTAACAAATTCTATTGAAGATCAGATAAAGAGTATCGCGCCAAACTCTACAATCATTAGGTTTGCCGGTAGTGACAGATATGAGACGTCTACTCTTATCGTAGATCAGTTTTTTTCTTCTTCAGAGAATATTTATTTAGCTTCAGGTCTTGATTATCCAGATGCTTTAGCAGGAAGTGTCTTAGCAGCTAAGAGCCAAAGCTCCATTATTTTAATAAATCCAAATACAAAAAGATCTATTCCTGGGAGCGTAGTGCATCTTTTGGTAGAGTTAAGGGGAAAGCAAGTAGGTAAGAATTTAACTGCTCTTGGAGGTATTACCGTTGTCCCGAATGAAGTGCTTCAATTAGCTAATGACCTTATGGGTAAAATTAATTTGACCAGCCTTGGGCAGCCGGTAAATTTCAGTTATGCTTTTACAAAAGATCCCCAATTTAGTCATAACGGTAATTTTGTTGAAGGTACTGGAAGTTTGTCTGAGGAACAACAGATAGCTTTGATTACAGCGGTGAAATTCTATAATTCATGGAAATCGATTAACTATCAAAATCTTGATAACACATCTTATGGATATGAATACTGTACAGATAGATTTGCTGACGGGGAAAAACAAAATCTTTTAAATACTAAATCCTCGCTTATCCAACGAAAATACGTACATCAAATAAATAAAATCACATTATCAAGTTATGGCACGGCTTATATTTTAAAAGATACTCCTTATACTTTCTTCCGTATTGCTGCTGATGTGCAGGGCCATGATGCAAATACAGGAGGGTCTTTTCATGGTACCGAATACCAAATGATTTTGCTTTATAATGTTCGAGGCTATTGGGAGATTGATAGTATAAGATAG
- a CDS encoding C40 family peptidase: MSWLLLECPRTKKQFFCRPDLVSRTQISLQFIGWDGRCGALTKVTAEGSPAIGTVHPFGLDCSGYVARVFVNAAGNSDTAEIIGTGTSSQYAACTPVNWSNAQPGDLAFYSDLSHVGIVVGKGNGNLLIAPPPARTM; encoded by the coding sequence ATGAGCTGGTTGTTATTGGAATGCCCAAGAACTAAGAAACAATTCTTCTGTCGCCCAGATCTAGTATCGCGCACTCAGATAAGCCTTCAGTTCATCGGCTGGGACGGCCGGTGTGGAGCACTTACCAAGGTAACAGCCGAGGGGAGTCCCGCCATCGGAACAGTGCATCCCTTTGGGTTGGACTGCTCCGGCTATGTGGCACGGGTATTCGTTAACGCGGCGGGAAATTCAGATACGGCAGAGATCATCGGAACCGGTACGTCAAGCCAGTATGCTGCCTGTACACCAGTAAACTGGAGCAATGCACAGCCGGGAGATCTTGCCTTTTATTCCGACTTAAGCCATGTGGGTATTGTTGTAGGTAAGGGAAATGGGAATCTGCTGATTGCTCCGCCGCCAGCCAGAACAATGTAG
- a CDS encoding ArsR/SmtB family transcription factor: MNDLLNLFSMLSDKTRLRILLLLLEHELCVCEISAALEMSQPRVSRQLAILKQVRLIKDRREGKWIYYRIEENADTRYLMRILSLLPDWLKDDSEFKNDKTMLNKISCLKNKLESCECILPRSENIGE; the protein is encoded by the coding sequence TTGAATGATTTATTAAATTTGTTTAGTATGCTTTCAGATAAAACGAGACTACGCATTTTATTATTATTGTTGGAACATGAATTGTGCGTATGTGAAATCTCTGCAGCTCTTGAAATGTCCCAACCCAGAGTATCTAGACAACTGGCAATATTAAAGCAGGTAAGACTGATCAAAGACAGAAGGGAAGGCAAATGGATATATTATAGAATTGAAGAAAATGCCGACACAAGATACTTGATGCGTATACTTTCACTTCTGCCGGATTGGTTAAAGGATGATTCGGAATTCAAGAATGACAAAACAATGTTGAATAAGATTTCTTGTTTGAAAAATAAGTTGGAGAGCTGTGAATGTATCTTGCCCAGAAGTGAAAACATTGGGGAATAA
- a CDS encoding XdhC family protein, with product MEFLQEQLKAKKAGISYAVLTVAETEGTSPWKIGKKMLLLEDGTTYGTIGGGELERQVLQEAAQAIKEKQNFFRRYTNTPSYEEPGLGCSFKASLLVEVVCSSLQLVVCGGGHVGSAVLRLGKLLNFETTLIDNRFPGHIEEKIDIADRFIQCNTFEEGISGADIYDGAYYLCCASTHTQDKSALKGALQKRFAYVGMLGSIKKTKEMYRQLEEEGISKDLLEQVHSPVGLDICDMSPEEVAFSVLAEILMLKNGGTGKPRRDLKAAPTTKVDL from the coding sequence ATGGAATTTTTACAAGAACAGTTGAAAGCAAAAAAGGCGGGTATTTCTTATGCAGTATTGACAGTGGCGGAGACAGAAGGCACCTCTCCTTGGAAGATAGGTAAGAAGATGCTTCTGCTGGAAGACGGCACGACTTATGGGACCATTGGCGGCGGAGAATTAGAACGCCAGGTACTTCAAGAGGCCGCTCAAGCAATAAAAGAGAAACAGAACTTTTTTCGGAGATACACAAATACTCCTTCATACGAAGAACCTGGCTTGGGGTGTAGTTTTAAGGCGAGTTTGCTGGTGGAAGTGGTCTGTTCCAGTTTACAGCTTGTGGTCTGCGGAGGAGGGCATGTAGGCAGTGCTGTGCTGCGTTTAGGAAAACTACTGAATTTTGAGACGACACTGATTGATAACCGTTTTCCGGGTCATATTGAGGAGAAGATAGATATAGCGGATCGTTTCATTCAATGCAACACATTTGAAGAAGGTATTTCAGGTGCGGATATCTATGATGGAGCATACTATCTATGCTGCGCATCCACGCACACTCAGGACAAATCTGCCCTTAAAGGCGCACTGCAGAAGCGCTTTGCCTATGTGGGAATGCTAGGCAGCATCAAAAAAACCAAAGAGATGTACCGCCAGCTTGAGGAGGAAGGCATCAGCAAGGATTTGCTTGAGCAAGTACACTCGCCCGTCGGGCTGGATATCTGTGACATGTCCCCGGAAGAAGTTGCCTTTTCCGTATTGGCAGAGATTTTAATGCTAAAAAATGGCGGCACGGGTAAACCCCGCAGGGATCTGAAGGCAGCGCCAACAACAAAGGTGGATTTGTAG
- a CDS encoding thioredoxin family protein, translated as MIIKILGSGCKNCVTLTENTKVALEEAGVSGEVMKVTDIQDIMAYGVMSTPALVIDEKVVSFGKVLKPKEIVKILETVR; from the coding sequence ATGATTATTAAGATTTTAGGATCAGGCTGCAAAAATTGTGTTACTCTTACTGAAAATACTAAAGTTGCTTTGGAAGAAGCGGGAGTTTCTGGCGAAGTAATGAAAGTTACAGATATCCAAGACATCATGGCCTATGGCGTGATGTCCACACCAGCCCTGGTTATCGATGAAAAGGTGGTATCTTTTGGAAAAGTTCTAAAACCAAAAGAAATCGTTAAGATTTTAGAAACTGTGAGGTAG
- a CDS encoding sigma-70 family RNA polymerase sigma factor yields MAPEELWIIYSPKLKNYIMKQVSDQYEAEDILQEVGLRIQKSASKIQEITNVEAWLYRIAHNLIVDYYRSARKYALTEDIGDIADIANLAERDATGRENYNNETAECLLKLVEYLPITDQEAILECDYKGTKQNLLAEKWGISKSGSKSRIQRARKRLTAVLQSCCEVKKDHAGNIIEFNNKDHTGTEFSCLKC; encoded by the coding sequence ATGGCTCCGGAAGAACTATGGATTATCTATAGTCCCAAGCTTAAGAACTATATTATGAAACAGGTCTCGGATCAATATGAAGCAGAGGATATTCTTCAGGAAGTAGGTCTTCGGATACAAAAAAGTGCGAGCAAAATCCAGGAGATCACGAATGTGGAAGCCTGGTTGTATCGAATCGCGCATAATCTGATTGTGGATTATTACCGAAGTGCAAGAAAGTATGCGTTGACGGAAGATATCGGTGATATCGCTGATATAGCTAATTTAGCTGAACGGGATGCCACAGGACGGGAAAACTACAATAATGAAACAGCGGAGTGCTTGCTTAAACTCGTGGAATACCTACCAATAACCGATCAAGAAGCTATTCTGGAATGCGATTATAAGGGGACCAAACAAAACTTACTGGCGGAAAAATGGGGAATAAGTAAATCGGGGAGTAAAAGCCGGATTCAGCGGGCGCGAAAAAGATTAACTGCTGTGCTGCAGAGCTGCTGTGAAGTTAAAAAAGACCACGCTGGCAATATAATTGAGTTTAATAATAAAGACCATACTGGAACGGAGTTTTCCTGTTTAAAGTGTTAA
- a CDS encoding DUF2703 domain-containing protein, producing the protein MKTLKIEWKHLDVEGETCDRCYDTGENLANEVKRLNRALQSKGIEVEWIETKLDDTQIPQSNMLLFNGVPIEDILNIEVSENYCDSCTTLLGAETYCRTVRYEGNEYEDIPAKAIRQAALKVMGIDEEPPAEKSCCSCNSSGCC; encoded by the coding sequence ATGAAAACACTGAAAATTGAATGGAAACACCTTGACGTAGAAGGAGAGACCTGTGATCGCTGTTATGATACGGGCGAGAATCTGGCTAATGAAGTAAAACGATTAAACAGGGCCTTACAGTCAAAGGGCATTGAGGTCGAATGGATCGAAACTAAGCTTGATGATACCCAAATTCCTCAATCAAATATGCTCCTTTTTAATGGCGTTCCCATTGAAGATATTCTGAATATTGAGGTATCAGAGAACTACTGTGATTCCTGTACAACTTTACTGGGAGCTGAAACCTACTGTAGAACGGTAAGGTATGAAGGCAATGAGTATGAAGATATTCCGGCAAAAGCCATCCGGCAGGCGGCACTCAAGGTAATGGGCATAGACGAAGAACCCCCAGCAGAAAAATCTTGCTGCAGCTGCAATAGTAGCGGTTGCTGCTAA
- a CDS encoding ArsR/SmtB family transcription factor, giving the protein MNKIKNIEDILKALADETRLRIINLLYEKEELCVCDLYEALKITQTKASRHLQYLKNAGLVDDRKHAQWIYYSIKKNEQMKFIDNLVYNNLRNIELYKNDLESLTEWLKQKNILCDR; this is encoded by the coding sequence GTGAATAAAATTAAAAACATTGAAGATATCCTGAAAGCCTTAGCAGATGAAACCCGATTACGGATCATCAATTTACTGTATGAAAAGGAGGAGCTTTGTGTCTGTGATTTGTATGAGGCATTGAAGATAACCCAAACTAAAGCTTCCAGACATTTACAGTATTTAAAAAATGCAGGACTTGTGGACGATAGAAAGCATGCCCAATGGATATATTATTCAATAAAAAAGAATGAACAAATGAAATTCATAGACAATCTGGTTTATAACAATTTAAGAAACATCGAACTATATAAAAATGATTTGGAAAGTTTGACGGAATGGTTAAAACAAAAAAATATTCTGTGCGATAGATAG
- a CDS encoding radical SAM protein has translation MEVGAMCGCGSSSRERKKTKEGTIKQETQINPDGSLPLSEEVLEQLGITAGSKVIVSSSPSGLSLRNINPALSKIYIEPTNTCNLNCRTCIRHTWKDPVGFLKMETYIKLLEEVSTIPSITKISFWGFGEPLLHPNIVEMIARAKTLGLETQLITNGLLLDLKMAKSLVAANLDSIVVSIDGSSEETQADVRSGADLNLVKKNIKQLRLVRYHNESATPEIGIEFVAMKSNVKELGNIKDVACELGANFIFVTNVLPYSSELKDEILYWQSVDMKLPQQGCEFMPKITFPPMDNRREEVGENLFKISGPVDLSHTIVNKGDGYCRFVGEGSLVISWDGEVSPCAALMHAYSCYVLGRKKDIKRYTVGNIEQDNITDLWDNQDFTNFRERVQRFDFAPCTHCGGCEMAESNEEDCYDNTFPVCGDCLWAQGVIQCP, from the coding sequence GTGGAGGTAGGCGCAATGTGTGGATGTGGTTCATCATCCAGGGAAAGAAAAAAGACAAAAGAAGGAACAATCAAACAAGAGACGCAAATTAACCCAGACGGGAGTTTGCCGCTTTCCGAAGAGGTTTTGGAACAACTGGGAATAACCGCGGGGAGCAAAGTTATCGTCAGCAGTTCCCCTTCGGGACTCTCACTGAGGAATATAAATCCGGCGCTGTCAAAAATCTATATTGAACCGACAAATACGTGTAATCTGAATTGCCGAACCTGTATCCGTCATACCTGGAAAGATCCGGTTGGATTTCTGAAGATGGAAACATATATCAAATTGTTAGAAGAAGTTTCCACAATACCATCGATAACGAAGATTAGCTTCTGGGGCTTTGGAGAGCCCTTGTTACACCCTAACATCGTGGAGATGATTGCTCGGGCAAAAACATTGGGTTTAGAAACACAGTTAATAACCAATGGACTTTTATTAGATTTGAAAATGGCGAAAAGTTTAGTTGCCGCAAATTTGGATAGTATCGTCGTGTCCATCGATGGATCGAGTGAGGAGACTCAAGCGGATGTCAGGTCAGGTGCAGATTTGAATTTAGTGAAGAAAAATATAAAACAATTACGATTAGTCCGTTATCATAATGAAAGCGCTACACCGGAAATAGGGATAGAGTTTGTTGCGATGAAGAGCAACGTAAAAGAACTGGGTAACATAAAAGACGTGGCCTGTGAACTCGGGGCAAATTTTATTTTCGTGACAAATGTATTACCCTATAGCAGTGAATTAAAAGATGAGATTCTCTATTGGCAAAGTGTAGATATGAAATTACCCCAGCAGGGTTGTGAATTTATGCCTAAGATTACTTTTCCGCCGATGGATAATAGAAGAGAAGAAGTAGGCGAAAACTTATTTAAAATCTCAGGACCGGTTGACTTGTCACATACCATTGTGAATAAAGGGGATGGCTACTGTCGTTTTGTTGGGGAAGGTTCCTTGGTGATAAGCTGGGACGGCGAGGTTAGTCCTTGCGCAGCACTGATGCACGCTTATTCCTGTTATGTTTTGGGACGAAAAAAAGATATCAAACGTTATACTGTGGGAAATATCGAACAAGATAATATAACTGACTTATGGGATAATCAAGATTTTACTAATTTCCGGGAACGGGTACAACGTTTTGATTTTGCTCCATGCACGCATTGCGGCGGTTGTGAAATGGCTGAGTCCAATGAAGAGGATTGCTATGACAATACATTTCCAGTTTGCGGAGACTGTCTATGGGCGCAAGGGGTCATTCAGTGCCCATAA
- a CDS encoding C-GCAxxG-C-C family protein, which produces MNDTLIQELKQNAEQLYRSGDYLCSEAVFTVVNDYLGRPLPPEAVRITSGFPVGIGHAGCTCGALNGAVVALGLKYGRTGPKQDNQEIISLSKELHDEFKKKFGSTCCRVIIKDFTFGSPEHLEHCINVTGEATKMVLNKL; this is translated from the coding sequence ATGAACGATACATTAATTCAGGAATTAAAACAGAATGCTGAACAGTTATATAGAAGTGGTGACTACCTTTGCTCGGAGGCAGTATTTACTGTAGTCAATGATTATCTCGGGCGGCCTTTACCTCCTGAAGCAGTTCGGATTACATCCGGTTTTCCTGTTGGAATAGGTCATGCAGGGTGTACATGCGGGGCTCTCAACGGTGCTGTTGTGGCCTTAGGGCTAAAGTATGGTCGTACTGGTCCAAAACAAGACAACCAGGAAATTATAAGTTTAAGTAAAGAATTACATGATGAGTTCAAAAAGAAATTTGGCAGTACCTGTTGCCGTGTCATCATTAAGGATTTTACTTTCGGGAGTCCTGAACACCTTGAACATTGCATTAATGTTACTGGCGAAGCTACAAAAATGGTATTAAATAAATTGTAA
- a CDS encoding permease, which translates to MFAEQLRIALAEFWHVAWVLVLLIAAISVLTGFVREYIPQEKFQKRMKNQNKILGPIMGASLGVLTPFCSASMVPVAMGMIEMSVPFSTVFSFFISAPLCNFVVVGIIFGTFGWKIALIYFLWTYCCAIIAGLTVGRSKVKNHVKNLAEIAADKMKAKTEGKSKKCQAPPACSTQVAAASCSDDSASACCAPTPTPTCTVQLASTSCCNASPINISDKTNKNTSCCAPASSNGGHQEKIKGAFQFALALFKQIIPYVIIGAAISGIALAFIPTSIVEKYVGNDVWYAIPLAAAIGVPLYLRIEMAIPILSALLVKGMSMGAAMALLIGGTGASLPEIAILSSMLKPKALVAFVLTVFVIATLGGVLFMLIL; encoded by the coding sequence ATGTTTGCTGAACAATTAAGAATCGCTCTTGCGGAGTTTTGGCATGTGGCATGGGTACTGGTGCTTTTAATTGCAGCTATCTCTGTCCTTACAGGTTTTGTCAGAGAGTATATCCCTCAAGAAAAGTTTCAAAAAAGAATGAAGAATCAAAACAAAATATTAGGACCGATTATGGGGGCAAGTCTTGGTGTGCTTACGCCCTTTTGTAGTGCCTCAATGGTACCTGTAGCCATGGGCATGATAGAAATGTCGGTACCATTTTCAACGGTTTTTTCCTTTTTTATTTCAGCCCCGCTTTGTAATTTTGTTGTGGTCGGCATCATATTTGGAACATTCGGTTGGAAAATAGCATTAATCTACTTCCTTTGGACTTATTGTTGTGCTATCATTGCAGGACTTACCGTGGGTCGCAGTAAGGTCAAAAATCATGTGAAGAACTTAGCGGAAATAGCCGCAGATAAAATGAAGGCAAAAACAGAAGGAAAAAGCAAAAAGTGCCAAGCACCACCGGCATGCTCTACTCAAGTTGCTGCTGCAAGTTGCAGTGATGACTCTGCCAGTGCCTGCTGTGCTCCAACGCCAACTCCAACTTGTACTGTACAACTTGCTAGTACAAGCTGTTGTAATGCTAGTCCTATCAATATCAGTGATAAAACTAACAAGAATACTTCTTGCTGCGCACCAGCATCGTCTAACGGTGGGCATCAAGAAAAGATTAAGGGTGCCTTTCAGTTTGCACTGGCGTTATTTAAACAAATTATTCCTTACGTTATTATTGGGGCAGCGATAAGCGGAATTGCACTTGCATTCATTCCCACTAGTATTGTAGAAAAGTATGTTGGAAATGACGTATGGTACGCTATACCTCTAGCAGCTGCTATTGGCGTACCGCTATATTTGAGGATAGAAATGGCAATACCTATCCTTAGTGCATTGCTAGTAAAAGGCATGAGTATGGGTGCGGCTATGGCACTTCTAATAGGCGGTACTGGGGCGAGTTTGCCCGAAATTGCTATACTTTCGTCCATGTTAAAGCCCAAAGCACTTGTTGCCTTTGTGTTGACCGTTTTTGTAATTGCAACATTGGGTGGAGTTCTGTTTATGCTCATATTATAA
- a CDS encoding ArsR/SmtB family transcription factor: MENYEINPLERYTIIFKALSDMTRLKIMWLLLSVDSKISVSEIIDVLGENQYNVSKHLKILKNAGLIFEKKEGRWTFYHYLSSEDAFDTEIRITVLTIPKEWMTDAVSRCEKRLAMRVDGKCVVGSESDEWAELRNDG, encoded by the coding sequence ATGGAAAACTATGAAATTAATCCCTTGGAGCGCTATACTATTATATTTAAAGCCCTGTCTGATATGACAAGGCTGAAAATCATGTGGTTATTGCTTTCTGTTGATTCAAAAATAAGTGTATCTGAGATTATAGACGTTTTGGGGGAAAACCAATACAACGTTTCTAAACACCTAAAGATTTTGAAGAATGCAGGACTCATCTTTGAAAAAAAAGAGGGAAGATGGACTTTTTACCACTATCTAAGCAGCGAGGACGCTTTTGATACAGAAATTCGAATAACTGTACTAACTATTCCGAAAGAGTGGATGACGGATGCGGTATCCCGTTGTGAAAAACGTTTAGCCATGCGCGTTGATGGCAAATGCGTAGTTGGTTCTGAAAGTGATGAATGGGCTGAACTTAGAAATGACGGATGA